TAAACATGAACTCTACGCCTTCTTCGCGGGAGTTTTTCACCTCTTTTTTTGAACCGGGCATGTTGGCTTCATCACGACGATAGGCACAGGTTACAGATATCGCACCTTGGCGAACGGACGTGCGCAGGCAGTCCATCGCGGTATCCCCACCGCCGAGCACGACGACGCGTTTGCCTGCCATCGAGATATAGGGCTCATTGTCTAATTCAGGTAGCCCCATAACGTGTTTGGTATTGGCGATCAGGAAGGGAAGCGCATCGAAAACACCGGGAGCCTCTTCATTATCAATATTGGCCTTCATGGAACGGTAGGTGCCCACACCGAGGAAAACGGTGTCATAGTCGTCCAGAAGCTGAGCCAGAGAAATGTCTTTCCCCACTTCGGTATTCAGTTGGAAGTCGATGCCCATGGCGCTGAACACTTCATGACGATGAATCAGGACGTTTTTGTCCAGTTTGAACGACGGAATCCCAAACGTGAGCAGGCCACCAATTTCCGGGTGACGATCGAACACGACGGCTTGCACGCCGTTGCGTGCTAACACATCAGCACAGGCTAACCCTGCCGGGCCAGCACCGACGATCGCGGCACGCTTTCCGCTGGGAACGACACGCGTCATATCGGGCGACCAGCCCATTTCCATCGCGGTGTCGGTAATGTAGCGCTCAACGTTACCGATGGTGATCGCACCATATTCTTTTCCCAGCGTACAGGCGCCTTCGCATAGCCGATCCTGTGGACACACCCGACCACAGATCTCCGGCAGGCTGCTGGTTTGATGCGAGAGCTCTACGGCTTCAAGAATGCGACCTTGTTTTGCCAGACTCAGCAATTCGGGAATATTGTTATGCAGCGGGCAGGTCCACTCGCAGATCGCGCGTTTGCCACAGGAAAGGCAGCGGTCAGCCTGATCTTCCGTCTGCTGCATGGAGAAGCCATGATAGATTTCATCAAACGTGGAGGTTCTCTGCGTCAGCGGTTTTTTCTCCGCATCCCGGCGCGGCCAGTTTTTTCTTTTACTGAGTGGATTAGTCGTTAGCGCTTTCAGCACGGGCGTTTCACGCTGCCAATGGGAAGCTGAACGTTGCGCCATCACCTGTTGTTTCTCCTGACGACGGGCAGCTAGCGTTTGTTCACTGACTAACTGCAATGCCTGAGTTGGGCAGGCTTCCACACACGCTTGTCCTTCTGGGCGGTCGGCGCAGAGATCGCATTTATGAGCGATGGTGCTGTTGTCCACAGAGTTTGTCACCATGGACATCGCGCCGAACGGGCAAGCCAGCACACAGCTTTTGCAACCGATGCACTTTTCCTGAACGAGCTGAATACTATTGTCTTTTCTGATCAAGGCCTGCGTTGGACACACGCTGGCGCAGGGGGCATCTTCACAGTGACGGCATGTCACGGCAGCCCGAAGTGTTGGCGTATTGAATGCCTTGATTCTGGGTTGAAATACCGTGGTGCTATCTGGATAACGGTCGTCATTGTGTGAAATCACACAGGCTATTTCACATGCATGGCACCCCATACAGTCTTGAGTACTGGCAATAACAAATCGGTTCATTACCTTTTCCCACCCTAGATCCCTCGATCGTGGCCTTTATCCTAATCGCTGGATAACACGCTGACCTTGATATAGAGCAGGTAAAAAGTCGGTTAATGTTAAATTGCATCCGTGTTATTAACGAAATTATTGAATCGTTTCAGTAAGTTGTAATGTTACTGGTAAGTAATATCTTTGTGCCTTATGGCCTTGTTTTTAATGTGGTTTATTTCGGGTAAATATTCTAGTTTTCATTATTTTTGATGAAATAACTCGTTACTTTTACTTATGCACCTCATAATATCGAGCGCTATTTACATGCAGCAAAACATTGTTGCATCAAAATAATGTTGCTGCTAAATAACGTGTTTTACGGCATTTTCATTATGAATCAATAACAGGGCTTTGCTCAGGGTTAATGGATTGTCACTAAGGGATAGTGTTATGAATAAAAAAGTCGTTCTTTGTTCTGTATTCATGTCCGCTGCGTTACTGAGCGGATGTGCTACAGAGTCTTCCCGTACCATAGAAGCACAAAAAGTCACTTCTTACAGTACGCCTTATCAGGGGGTTCGCAGCCCGATTTCCGTCGGGAAATTTGAAAACCGCTCTAATTACATGAACGGTATTTTTTCTGATGGCGTTGACCGTTTAGGTAATCAATCCAAGACCATTCTTGTTAGCCATCTCCAGCAGAGCGGCCGCTTTAATGTGCTGGATCGCACTAATATGGAAGAGCTGAAAGCGGAAGCGGGTATTAAAGGGCAAACGCAGACGTTGAAAGGCGCTAGCTATGTTATTACCGGTGATGTAACCGAGTTTGGTCGCAAAGAAGTGGGTGATCATCAGCTGTGGGGCATCCTGGGTCGCGGTAAAACACAGGTTGCCTACGCAAAAACCACATTAAATGTGGTGAACGTACAAACCTCAGAAGTGGTGTACTCCGTACAAGGTGCGGGCGAATACGCCTTGTCCAACCGTGAAATTATCGGTTTTGGCGGCACGGCCAGCTATGACTCTACGCTAAATGGTAAAGTTCTGGATTTAGCTATTCGTGAGGCCGTCAATAATCTGGTTGCGGGCATTGAAAGTGGTGCCTGGCGTCCAGCGAACTAATGGAATAGGAATATAACAATGTTATCTCATAAGAAAATTGTCCTGCTACTTGCAGCGACAGTACTGGCTGGTTGTGCGTCCGAGCCGAAAACGATTTACAGCTGGGATAAATATCAGCCTGCACTTTATGATTATTATCAACAGGATAAAGTCAGCCCAGAGCAGCAGATTCTTTCTCTGAATGAATCGATCGAAAAAGCGAAAGCCGCAAATAAACCCGTCCCGCCGGGACTCTATGCTCAACTTGGGTTGCTGTACGCCAATACTGGCCGTGATAGTGAAGCTCGCCAACAGTTTGAAACTGAAAAAGCGAAATTCCCTGAATCAGCACCTTTCATGGACTTCCTGTTGAGTAAAAATAAAGGGAATATTAAATGAATCGTTTCTTAGGATTATGTGGTCTGGTGTTTGCACTTGTGCTGACTGGCTGTGCTAAACCCGTACCTTATGACTACTCGTCATTTAAGCAGAGCAAGCCTAAATCTATTCTGGTATTGCCGCCGGTTAACCATTCTCCTGATGTGAAAGCAGGCTATAGTCTGCTTTCACAGGTCACCTATCCACTGGCAGAGTCGGGTTATTACGTATTGCCTGTTGCGGTGGTGGAAGAAACGTTCAAACAGAATGGCTTGTCTACCGCGTCGGATATCCATGCGTTGAGCGCGGCTAAGTTGCACCAAATCTTTGGCGCTGATGCTGCATTGTATCTGGACGTGAAAGAGTACGGCACTTCATACATCGTGATTAATAGTGAAACCCGCGTTTCTGCGGATGCACGTCTGGTTGATTTGCGTACGGGCAAACTGCTGTGGAGCGGAAGTGCAACGGCTTCCAGCAACGAGCAGCAATCAAGTTCTAACAGCGGCATCATTGGTGCTCTGGTGCAGGCGGCGGTGAACCAAATTGCAGACACGATCTCTGACAAAGGTCATGATGTTGCGGGTGTGACGAGTACGCGCCTGCTGGCGGCGGGTCATCCACGCGGTATGCTGTACGGGCCTCGCTCATTGCAATACGGTAAAGAAACCTACTGAATTGCACTGTAGTACATCGTTAAATTGTATTACGTAGCTAAATCACCAACGCCGTTCAATATTGAACGGCGTTTTTTATTCCTTTAGCTGATGAGCCTGCGGTGCTACACATCAGATGCCTGATCACGGTGCCGTTTATTGTGGCGCGTTATCCAGACGAAGGCTGAGGTTAGCAACAGAATCAGCGTTGCGACTGCCAGTACGACGGAAAACCCGGAATCAAAAGCGGTATGTGCCTGTGCGATAAGTATCCGCTGCATATTTTCTGGTAAGGATTCGGCAAAAATTAATGCTTCATCCAGACTGTCATAGGCGGTGTCCGGTACGGTAAACCCAGTCGGTAGCATAAACGTTGCGGAATAAGCGAAAGACAGCAAACTGCCCATCAACGTCACTCCTGTCGCGCCCCCTAATTCATAAGACACTTCTTCGATTGATGCTGCCATACCCGCTTTTGCTGCGGGAGCAACCTGCATGATGGTGCTTGATGCGGCTGTCATGGTTGATCCCACGCCAGCACCAATCACCGTCAAGCTGATGACTTGTATGATAATGGGCGCATTGTGCAGCAGCAGATAGCTGCCCATTCCCAGCCCCGAAATCAGCAGGCCTGCCGCCAGTATTTTCCCGCTATTCACATGCGGCAATATCTTTCCGGTCAACGGGCCGGAAATAAAGGAGGCCAACGAGAGCGGTAAAATGAACAATCCGGCCTGCAACGGGGACAACCCGACCACCAATTGTAATCGCTGTGTGAAAGCCAGTTCCATTCCGATCAATGCGGCGGCCGCCACAATGGCCGCTGCTACAGCAGCGCTGAAAGGCCGTAGGCGGAAGAGGGAAAAGTCTACTAAAGGATGCGTGCTGTTACGTTGACGCCTAACGAACAGAGTAATGAATGCTACGCCAATAAGTAGAGCGATCAACGTATCGTTATAAGAGGGAACCCGCTTACCCAACTCTTTGATGGCATAGGTCACACCAATTAAACCCACCATGATTAATAGAGAACCGATGAAATCCCAGCGATGTGACGCGTTACCTGGCCGATGTGGAATCACGGTGATTCCCATGATGAGCGCAAGCAGCACAACCGGTACATTAATGAGAAAAACCGATCCCCACCAGAAGTACTCAAGCAGTATTCCGCCCATCACGGGGCCAAATGCCGCACCGCCGGATGCGACCGCAGCCCAGATACCAATCGCCAGCGCGCGTTCCCGTTCATCAGAGAAGGTTAGACGGATAATCGAGAGGGTGGCAGGCATCATCATGGCTGCCCCTACCGCCAGCAGCGCGCGCGCGGCGATAAGAATACCGGGGGTGGGCGAATAAGCCGCCAGCAATGACGCTATACAAAAAACCACCAGGCCAGAAATAAATAAAGGCTTATGTCCTAGCTTATCACCCAGTGTGCCCATGCCCAGCAGCAAGCCAGAAGCAACCAGCGCATAGATATTAACGATCCACAGCTTATCCGATGCGGTGGCGTGCAAATCATGGGTTAGCGTTGGGAGCGCGGTGTACAGCACCGTCATGTCGATAACAATCAAGAACAGGGCACTGGAAACAATGGCCAAAATCAGCCATTTTTTGGGTGATTGCATAGCAGGTTCTCTATCTTATATTTTCTTTTTAATCAGTAGGATAGCGCTCCGCCTATATAGCACTACCTTTTTTAAAAGATATTTTAACCGGATGTCGATGTCATGATATTAGTTTTTGTACCGAATTTACATGAGTGTCCGATTTTACGCGATTACGCCCTTGTTCTTTTGCCATGTACAATAATTTGTCGGCTTCTTTAAACGCATCATGGAAATCTTCAAGGCTTTCCAGATGAAAAAAACTGACACCTATACTGGTTGTGCATCGAACAGTATGACCATTTGAAATAGCTAATGATGATCCTTCTATAATAGATCGTATCCTCTCTGCTATCTCTAGGCAGCCATTTACTGAGAGACCCTGAATTATTATTAAAAACTCCTCTCCTCCCCATCGGCACAGCAGGTCTTGAGTTCGGGTATGCTGCTTAAGGGTCGCAGAAAATTCTCTGATGACATTATCGCCTATATCATGTCCATAGGTATCATTAATTTTTTTAAAGTGGTCAATATCAAGAACAAGCAGAGACATCATTTTATTCTCTCCACCACGCATGGAATTAATGATATTCATCATGTGTTGATTGAGTGAACGCCTATTTAACATGCCTGTTAGTGCATCATGGTTACTGATTAATTCTATTCTTTTAATGCTTTTTTTATTTTTGTTAATAAAAAATGATGCAATAAGTACGGTGGCGATAATAACGGAGGTGTTAATTTGGAATAAATAAGATAGCTCGAATAAATATTCTTTTTCGATTTTTTCATGAACAGAGAGCAATCTATTTATATAAATATAATTTAATGCCATGCCTGTTGCTGAGCACATTACAATGATTTTGTTAAATGAGTGAGATAAAGAAAGATAAATCAATGGCAATATTGCCAATACACTTAGCGTGATGTTTAACGATGCTATGAAAAAGATAACAATAAGAGGGTAAAGTATAAATAATGGTTTTTTTATGATTGCTTTAATTGAGTTTTTTGATATGTTAAAAGTATTGTTTTTTTTCTTTGTCATGTTTAGAAATAAAAAGACAAAAATAACACCACAGCTCAACTCTTCACTAAACCACTTTCTTGAGAGAATAAAAACATTTTCATTGTCGGTGTTTGTTAATAAATACAACCCATAAAATGCTGCTGAAAAAACAGACCCTACAGAAATAGAGATAAATATAAAAAAAATGTAGTTTTTACTTAACTGACTATGCGTTTTACCTCTTGTCTTTAAAAAAATTATTAATGTCATCCATGCGGTAATAAAAAAAATAGAACTTATTGCGCAGAGAATGACTTTCTCAAAAAAAGATTGATTATTTTTAAGATAAATGTCGGGTAGTAACATACCGATAAAACCGATCATGCATAAAATAACGCTGTGCAATAATTTATTTTTTATGCTTGTATCTCGACTGCGATAGCGCATAAGAAAGCAAAATAAGAGAATGTCTACTGGCCAGAATAGCGAGGTATCGTCAAGCAGCCGAAAAGACAAACCTAAGTAACTCATGATTAAGGTTGAACTGAAAATAATTAATAATTCATGTGTGCGAATTTTCATTTTTTTTCCCGATTAACCTATTTTACCCTGTGTCACTTTTGTACCAGAATCACCATAAATTACCTTCTTATCTTACATCATTTTATACATTTCTGACGTCATGGTGAAAAGTGAACTCAATAGGTGAATTCACTTAACCATGACCTTGCTCTGTCTTATCAGGATGAGGCGTTAATTGGCATGAAGGAGGTGAGGGCCACGCTCCAGAAATGTTTGAATATCTTTTTTGTTTTTCAATATAAAGAACTGATCTTTTTCGTTATTTTCATCCGTTAAGCTGATACAGAATCGCTCGAGCGTGTCGTGTAAGCACGCCAGACGGCAGGATACATTCAACTCGCTATTGGTCATACCATATTCCAATTCCAACGCTCGCTGATGTGCTGGGGGCAGAATGTCGTTAGGCGCTAAAATTAACTGAAGATGGGTATGCCAGGAATAATCGCTAGTGGGATCGATTGTCGACGGCTCAATACCTTCAATGTTGAGAATTCGCGTAAGAATGAAGTCATTAAATTGCTGCTTGGTATGGCAGTAAGCACGTACTCGCCACCGTAACCCATCATTGCCTAAAGCATGTGGGGAAATGAGCCGTGGCGAATTATCCATGGATGATGAGGATTGATAACGCATGCTCACCGCCTTTTTTTCACGAATCGCACTGGCAATGACTTCAACAACCTGCTCATTGTAAATATTGAGCGGGATATGAACCCAGCCCACTTCTGGTGCTGACTCAATGAAGCTGGCATCTGCTTCCAGTACGCCCGTCTTCATGGCCAATAATTCTGCTAAATAGCGCTGAGCTGAATTTTGTGGGTAGACGGCAGAGAAGGTTGGCGTGGTTGTGTAAGTTTTGGTGCGCCGATCGTAGACCAGATTATAGGGCGCGATCTCAATATATTTAGCGATGTCGAGTGATGCCTGGGGGATCGATAACCCAAAAAAAGAGGTTAAATCTGTACGATTTATGTGCCCATTCCACCGTAACCGAAAGTCAATGAACTGAAGGCGACGTTCCAACCCCCAACTGCGGCCTTTCACTACCTGATCTGAACCTGTTACTGAAGTCTTAGTCATATGCGTATAAAAATTATATTGATAAAAAAAATATATGCATTATTATGCGCCAAACTGGCCTTAGCGTCTATCTCTGACTTCGAATCACGGGAGGGATAGCTGCATGCCGCGTTTAGGTTCGATTAGAGGTGTTAAGTCATGAAACCAGCGTTCAACGATGCATTTGACTGTCATTCTGTCATCACTGGTGGGGAGATTCAGCGATGAGTGTTGTGCATTCTCATTCAAGCAGATTCAATCCAATATTATTTAACTTACTTAAATCATTAGTTTATTTTTTCGTTTCTGGCAGCGTAGTGGCGGCAGAATCTCATTACGACACGTTAATTATTAACGCCCGGCAAGGTGATATCTCCCCTGCGACGTCATGGCTTGATGGGGAATCCAGAAATCGCGTACTGACCGTAGCGGAGGTCACTGACTGGCTGCTAATTACCAGTTGGGCGGGAAAGGATACGGAAGTGATCCGAATTTGGGAAACCTATTCGCCAACGATGTCATTGCCCAATCCAGCAATGAGCGCGGCGGCTAAATCCTACCGTAACCTCCGCCAATGGCCGTTATCAGTGGAATTATGGCAGCGAGTTTTACAACGCTCCCCACGAGATGATGATGCGCGTAGTGGTTTGATACTCACCCTCGCCGATGCCGGACAGACAAAAACAGCGCTGGAACTCGCTACGTCTCGCGTTAAACGCGCGCCAACGGCAAGCCATTGGCGTGAATTAGCATGGGTGCAGCGTATCGCGGGGCAGCATACTGATTCCCTCTTTTCTATCGTTCAAGCCATGCGCCATGCACCGCAGGATAAAACGCTGCTTTCTGATTACAGCGATATACTTTCCAGTAATACGATTAGTGCACCTGCGTTGAAAGCATTGGAAGACGGTAAACCTCGTATCTTCCAGACTGATGACAGGCAACGCCCGCGAGAGTTGGATGCGGCGGCTGAGCTGGTCCGTCTTGCGTTTATCGACTCAACAACGGAAAACGAACGTTTTGTTGTGGCGGATCGCGCTTTGGCTCGTTATGACCGCTTGATGGATCAATGGCGAACGCTTCCTTCTGCGAAAACCAGCTATCGTCACGCTCGAATTGATCGGCTCGGTGCATTGCTCGTCCGCTATCGCATGGAGGATATTATTTCGGAGTATCAATCACTCCTAAAAGAAGGGGAGATTCCCGGCTATGCACGATGCTGGGTGGCTTCTGCCTATCTCTATCTGAAGCAACCTGAAAAAGCAGAGCAGATTCTTCGTTCGGTCATACAAGAAGATCCTGCTCAGCGCATTCAGATTGTACGGAAAGGCGATTTTTTCTACAGCATCCTGGAGAGTGAGAAAGTTGAACAGGCCGCGCAGCTGTCAGCTCAAGATGAAGAAAAAACGCCTTATAAGAAACGTGTTTATGGCCTGCCAACTTTCATACCTAACGATGATTGGGTTGATATCAAATATCTGCGTATACAGTCGCTGATTTCCCATAACGATCTGCCGGCTGCGCAACGATTGGTGGAAAGCCTGGCCTCTAGTGGGCCAGGGAACCAAGCGCTGAGCATCAGTTTAGCCGGGGTGTATCTAAACAGGGGATGGCCGCGTCGTGCCGAAGCGTTATTAAAGCGGGCTGAGTTGTTGGAAGCGAGATCGTTCCGGTTGGAAACCTATCAAGGACTCACCGCCTTGGAATTGCAGGAGTGGCGCCAGCTTGATCAGTTGACCGACGATACGAAAGCTCGCTATCCAGATGATTTTTCTGTGAAACGATTAGCGCGTTTGCGTCAGGTTCATCACATGGCGGAGCTGCGTATTGCTGGGACTCAGGGCATCAAGTCTGACAGTCCAGCCAAAGGAATGAATGACACGGATATTGATGCCGTGCTCTACAGCCCTCCGTTTGCCGACCATTGGCGAGTGTTTTCTGGAGGGGCTTTTAATCAAAGTGATTTCACGGAAGGGCGAGCTACTCATCGCATTCTGCGCGGTGGTGTGGAATTTACCAACCGCGACAATTGGGCTGAAGCTGAGTTTTCACACCGAAATTTTGGATTTGGCTCTGACATCGGTGCGCGCCTCTCTTATCGCCATGACATTAATGATGTTTGGCGTGTCGGTCTTAATGCTGAACGGCTAATGCGCAGCACACCGCTACGCGCACTTAAAAATGGCGTAACGGCGAATGGCGGTGGGGGATATGTCCGTTGGCGGCAAAGCGAACGGCGCTCATGGCAAGCAGATCTCTCGAACGGGTGGTTTTCTGATGGTAACAGACGTCAGGACTATACGCTGAGTGGGCAAGAGCGAGTCTTTTCATCACCGTTTTTAACGCTGGATTTCACCCCGTCAATCGGTTTGGGGTCAAACAGCAAGCAGGGCGTTCCTTATTACAATCCGCGGAATTATGTGGCTGTGCTACCCGCCGTCACCCTCGATCACCTGCTTTACCGACATTACCAGACGGAGTGGCATCAAGAGATAAACGCTGGCGTAGGGCGTTACTGGCAGAAAGGTGAATCCGCAGGGGCTATCACCACGATCGGATATGGGCAAAGAGTTCGGTGGAATGACGTACTGGATATGGGGGTGAGTGCCCAGTGGGATAAGCGGCCTTACGATGGCAAGCGGGAGCAGAACGTGTCGCTATCTTTTGATTTGAATTATCGGTTTTGAGGGGAAAGATGATGTCATTCATACGATTACGAAACTTTGTGATGACGTTGGGGGTGTTAATGATCACCGCCTGTGCGCATTCCGTTGACGTGAAATATAGCTCGCCAGCAGAACGCCCTATCTTGGTCAAAGAACAGCCTTGGAAGGCTAATCAATATGTTGTTATCGCTTATCACGACGTTGCGGATGAGGGTGCCGATCAGCGGTTTATGGCGGTACGAACTCAAGCACTTAATGAACACTTTAGCTGGCTGAGGGAAAATGGTTACCACCCGGTGTCCGTTGATGACATTCTGGCAGCGGGTTCTGGAGGGAAACCGCTCCCGGACAGGGCGGTGTTACTGACCTTTGATGATGGTTACAGCAGTTTTTATCATCGCGTTTACCCTCTCCTGAAAGCTTATGGGTGGCCAGCGGTACTGGCACCCGTTGGGCGCTGGCTGGACACACCAGAAAACCAGGCAGTGGATTTTAGCGGTGTTCAATTACCCCGTGACTATTTTCTTACCTGGCAGCAAGTCAGTGAAATGGCGCAATCTGGCCTGGTAGAAATTGGGGCACATACTTATGACTTACATAAAGGGATTCAGGCAAACCCGCAGGGGAATATGGAACCTGCCGCCGTCACTCGCCGCTATTTTCCAGAGAGTAAGCGATACGAAACGCGTGATGAGTATCGTACACGTTTTGCGCATGATACGGATCTTATTACGAAAAGAATCACTGACGCGACGGGGAAAAAACCGCGGGTTTGGGTCTGGCCTTATGGCGCGGTGGGGGGCGATGCGTTAAGCATTGTTAAGCAGCACGGCTATCAGCTAGCACTAACGCTTGGAGGTGGGCCTGCATCGACTGACTCGCCGTATAACGTTCCTCGGATACTGATTAACAATAATCCTGATGTACAGCAGTTTGCGCTGTTGGTTAGTTATGTCCGAGAACCCGAGGTTATACGGGTCGCGCATATCGATCTGGATTATGTTTATGACACCGATAAAGCGCAGCAGTCGCGTAATGTAGATGCATTAATTCAACGCATTGCCGACTTGCGTATTAACACCGTTTATCTTCAGGCGTTCTCCGATCCAAACGGTGATGGCAATGTCCAGTCACTTTATTTCCCTAATCGCTGGATGCCCGTCCGAGAAGACTTATTCAATCATGTGGCCTGGCAACTAGCCTCGCGGGCGCTTGTTAGCGTTTATGCCTGGATGCCGGTGCTGGCTTTTGATATGGATGACGAGACGTTACAGCGGGTTGAGCGGATCGACAGTGAGAGCGGGCAACGTAGTATCAACCACAGCCAATATCGGCGTTTATCGCTATGGGATGCGGAGGCCAGAAGACGCATTACTGATATTTATGAGGATCTTTCCGCCCACGCCATGTTTGGCGGTATCTTATTCCATGACGATGCCGTACTTGCAGACGATGAAGATGCAAGCTATCAGGCTATACAGGCATATCAAGAGGCCGGATTCCCTGACACGATTGTCAGTATTCGTCGCGACCCCCAGCTTACGGCACGCTGGACGCGGTTTAAAAGTAAAGCGTTAACGGACTTTACGCTTGAGCTAGCCGCTCGTGTGCATGAGGTCCGAGGCCCGCAAGTTCAGACTGCACGCAACATTTTCGCGCTCCCCGCTATCGAGCCAGAGAGTGAAGCATGGTTCTCCCAAAATCTGGATGACTTCCTTGCCGCTTATGATTGGGTTGCCCCCATGGCCATGCCATTGATGGAAAACGTTGCGTCCAGAGACAGCGATGCGTGGTTGCAAAAACTGGTACAAGAAGTAGCTCGTCGCCCCGGCGCACTGAATAAAACGGTATTTGAACTTCAGGCAAGGGATTGGCGTGTGCCGGGAGAACCGTGGTTAGACACTGCGCAATTGGTTAAATGGATGACCGTGTTGCAACTGAATGGTGCAAAAAATTACGGTTATTATCCGGATGATTTTCTTAACAATAAGCCTGAATTAGAAAGCATCCGCCCCATGATCTCATCAGAATGGTACCCACTGCCATGATAGAGCGAATTCTAGCTTTCTTAATCTTATGCCTGATGATCGGCATCCCTTTTGGTGTGATGTTCTCTTTTACGGGGGATGTCATTCTAAACTTTACCTTTTTCTGGCCTTTGTTGATGTCTGGGCTATGGATAACGGGTGGGTTGTATTTCTGGTTTCACCATGAGCGTCATTGGCGCTGGGGAGAGGGGGTGATACCCGACGAACCAGCTGGACGTCCGTTAGTGTCTATCTTGATCCCCTGTTATAACGAGGGGCCTAACGTGTGCGAAACCATTGAAGCGGCATTAGCACAACGTTATACCCATATCGAAGTGATTGCGGTGAATGACGGCTCCAATGATGATACGGGAGAGATGCTCGATCGGTTGGCGGATCAACATGACAAACTGCGAGTCATTCATCTTGCGCATAATCAGGGCAAAGCGTTGGCACTTCAAACTGCCTGTGCGGCCGCTCAGAGCGATCTGCTGGTGTGTATTGATGGCGATGCGCTTCTCGATCCTGATGCTGTCGCCTATTTGGTTAACCCATTAATCAATAATCCACGGGTCGGTGCCGTAACGGGGAACCCAAGGATAAGGACGCGTTCGACGCTGGTTGGTCGTATTCAGGTTGGTGAATTCTCCTCTATTATTGGTTTGATCAAACGCACACAGCGGGTTTACGGCAAAGTTTTCACGGTTTCTGGCGTTATCGCCGCTTTTCGTCGCAGTGC
The window above is part of the Pectobacterium araliae genome. Proteins encoded here:
- a CDS encoding GGDEF domain-containing protein produces the protein MKIRTHELLIIFSSTLIMSYLGLSFRLLDDTSLFWPVDILLFCFLMRYRSRDTSIKNKLLHSVILCMIGFIGMLLPDIYLKNNQSFFEKVILCAISSIFFITAWMTLIIFLKTRGKTHSQLSKNYIFFIFISISVGSVFSAAFYGLYLLTNTDNENVFILSRKWFSEELSCGVIFVFLFLNMTKKKNNTFNISKNSIKAIIKKPLFILYPLIVIFFIASLNITLSVLAILPLIYLSLSHSFNKIIVMCSATGMALNYIYINRLLSVHEKIEKEYLFELSYLFQINTSVIIATVLIASFFINKNKKSIKRIELISNHDALTGMLNRRSLNQHMMNIINSMRGGENKMMSLLVLDIDHFKKINDTYGHDIGDNVIREFSATLKQHTRTQDLLCRWGGEEFLIIIQGLSVNGCLEIAERIRSIIEGSSLAISNGHTVRCTTSIGVSFFHLESLEDFHDAFKEADKLLYMAKEQGRNRVKSDTHVNSVQKLIS
- a CDS encoding DUF4810 domain-containing protein — encoded protein: MLSHKKIVLLLAATVLAGCASEPKTIYSWDKYQPALYDYYQQDKVSPEQQILSLNESIEKAKAANKPVPPGLYAQLGLLYANTGRDSEARQQFETEKAKFPESAPFMDFLLSKNKGNIK
- a CDS encoding CsgG/HfaB family protein, which codes for MNKKVVLCSVFMSAALLSGCATESSRTIEAQKVTSYSTPYQGVRSPISVGKFENRSNYMNGIFSDGVDRLGNQSKTILVSHLQQSGRFNVLDRTNMEELKAEAGIKGQTQTLKGASYVITGDVTEFGRKEVGDHQLWGILGRGKTQVAYAKTTLNVVNVQTSEVVYSVQGAGEYALSNREIIGFGGTASYDSTLNGKVLDLAIREAVNNLVAGIESGAWRPAN
- the aegA gene encoding formate-dependent uric acid utilization protein AegA, producing the protein MNRFVIASTQDCMGCHACEIACVISHNDDRYPDSTTVFQPRIKAFNTPTLRAAVTCRHCEDAPCASVCPTQALIRKDNSIQLVQEKCIGCKSCVLACPFGAMSMVTNSVDNSTIAHKCDLCADRPEGQACVEACPTQALQLVSEQTLAARRQEKQQVMAQRSASHWQRETPVLKALTTNPLSKRKNWPRRDAEKKPLTQRTSTFDEIYHGFSMQQTEDQADRCLSCGKRAICEWTCPLHNNIPELLSLAKQGRILEAVELSHQTSSLPEICGRVCPQDRLCEGACTLGKEYGAITIGNVERYITDTAMEMGWSPDMTRVVPSGKRAAIVGAGPAGLACADVLARNGVQAVVFDRHPEIGGLLTFGIPSFKLDKNVLIHRHEVFSAMGIDFQLNTEVGKDISLAQLLDDYDTVFLGVGTYRSMKANIDNEEAPGVFDALPFLIANTKHVMGLPELDNEPYISMAGKRVVVLGGGDTAMDCLRTSVRQGAISVTCAYRRDEANMPGSKKEVKNSREEGVEFMFNVQPQKICLNEQGEVCGISLVRTELGEPDVSGRRRPRPIPGSEFVQPAEAVITAFGFQSHRMPWLEEADIGLDNWGYITAPLDSQIPCQTNHPRIFAGGDAVRGADLVVTAIADGRKAALGMIATMGLTAVTGAIPAHPQRPEMNAAREEVRP
- a CDS encoding MFS transporter, with the translated sequence MQSPKKWLILAIVSSALFLIVIDMTVLYTALPTLTHDLHATASDKLWIVNIYALVASGLLLGMGTLGDKLGHKPLFISGLVVFCIASLLAAYSPTPGILIAARALLAVGAAMMMPATLSIIRLTFSDERERALAIGIWAAVASGGAAFGPVMGGILLEYFWWGSVFLINVPVVLLALIMGITVIPHRPGNASHRWDFIGSLLIMVGLIGVTYAIKELGKRVPSYNDTLIALLIGVAFITLFVRRQRNSTHPLVDFSLFRLRPFSAAVAAAIVAAAALIGMELAFTQRLQLVVGLSPLQAGLFILPLSLASFISGPLTGKILPHVNSGKILAAGLLISGLGMGSYLLLHNAPIIIQVISLTVIGAGVGSTMTAASSTIMQVAPAAKAGMAASIEEVSYELGGATGVTLMGSLLSFAYSATFMLPTGFTVPDTAYDSLDEALIFAESLPENMQRILIAQAHTAFDSGFSVVLAVATLILLLTSAFVWITRHNKRHRDQASDV
- a CDS encoding DUF799 domain-containing protein, with product MNRFLGLCGLVFALVLTGCAKPVPYDYSSFKQSKPKSILVLPPVNHSPDVKAGYSLLSQVTYPLAESGYYVLPVAVVEETFKQNGLSTASDIHALSAAKLHQIFGADAALYLDVKEYGTSYIVINSETRVSADARLVDLRTGKLLWSGSATASSNEQQSSSNSGIIGALVQAAVNQIADTISDKGHDVAGVTSTRLLAAGHPRGMLYGPRSLQYGKETY